One genomic region from Hoeflea algicola encodes:
- a CDS encoding helix-turn-helix domain-containing protein — protein MASNNRTHIVNDRAKDEDTTTPKFLTKEEFGRRLYRMMIAKGWRQSDLARAADMPRYSISTYIRGQSFPTAQSVKKLAEALGVEPERVLPNINHGAIREDAPSFAIKSSPGNPERAWLTVDREVSFDVAAKIAGLLNTDASN, from the coding sequence ATGGCATCAAATAACCGGACGCACATAGTGAACGACCGGGCTAAAGACGAAGATACGACCACACCCAAGTTCCTCACCAAGGAAGAGTTCGGGCGTCGTCTCTACCGCATGATGATCGCGAAAGGCTGGCGTCAGTCCGATCTTGCCCGCGCCGCAGACATGCCGCGCTACTCTATCTCGACCTACATTCGAGGCCAGTCGTTCCCGACAGCGCAGAGCGTCAAGAAACTGGCCGAAGCGTTGGGCGTGGAGCCGGAGCGGGTACTGCCGAATATCAACCACGGGGCGATCCGGGAGGACGCGCCGAGCTTCGCGATCAAGTCGAGCCCGGGCAACCCGGAGCGTGCCTGGCTGACGGTCGACCGCGAAGTCAGCTTCGACGTTGCGGCGAAGATCGCCGGGCTGCTGAACACCGATGCTTCTAACTGA